In Amycolatopsis sp. EV170708-02-1, the following are encoded in one genomic region:
- a CDS encoding iron-siderophore ABC transporter substrate-binding protein, which translates to MARIPTLSAVRGRLKTAGLLASTLVLAASLTACGGGGESATPAAQNSAGSAVDANAFPTTIEHKYGSTTITQEPKRVVTVGLTEQDALLALGVVPVGVTEWLGKFPGTIGPWATDKLGGAALPEVLKDVDGPQYEKIAALKPDLIIALYSGLTKEQYDKLSQIGVPVVAQPKEYNDYGIPWNEATKKVGQAVGRATKANELVKAVEDKFAQARKDHPEFAGKSALMASTYEGYFVYGSQDGRSHILESLGFKLPADLDAVIGDKFGKSLSAERTDLLDRDALVWLIDTPAKAQEILGKDALYTGLKVAKEKREVFIENEGNYGSAVSFVTVLSLPYVIDRIVPQLAAAVDGDPKTEVKPAS; encoded by the coding sequence ATGGCCCGAATCCCCACCCTCTCCGCCGTGCGAGGACGCCTGAAGACCGCCGGACTGCTGGCGTCCACCCTGGTGCTGGCCGCCTCGCTCACCGCGTGCGGAGGAGGCGGCGAGTCGGCCACTCCGGCCGCGCAGAACTCCGCCGGCTCCGCGGTCGACGCCAACGCGTTCCCGACCACCATCGAGCACAAGTACGGCAGCACCACCATCACGCAGGAGCCCAAGCGCGTCGTCACGGTCGGCCTGACCGAGCAGGACGCGCTGCTCGCCCTCGGCGTGGTGCCGGTGGGGGTCACCGAGTGGCTCGGCAAGTTCCCCGGCACGATCGGCCCGTGGGCGACCGACAAGCTCGGCGGCGCCGCGCTGCCCGAGGTCCTCAAGGACGTGGACGGGCCGCAGTACGAGAAGATCGCCGCGCTCAAGCCGGATCTGATCATCGCCCTGTACTCCGGGCTCACCAAGGAGCAGTACGACAAGCTGAGCCAGATCGGCGTCCCGGTCGTCGCGCAGCCCAAGGAGTACAACGACTACGGCATCCCGTGGAACGAAGCGACCAAGAAGGTCGGCCAGGCCGTCGGGCGCGCCACCAAGGCGAACGAACTGGTCAAGGCCGTCGAGGACAAGTTCGCCCAGGCCCGCAAGGACCACCCGGAGTTCGCGGGCAAGTCGGCGCTGATGGCGTCGACCTACGAGGGCTACTTCGTCTACGGCAGCCAGGACGGCCGCTCGCACATCCTCGAATCGCTCGGCTTCAAGCTGCCCGCCGACCTCGACGCCGTCATCGGTGACAAGTTCGGCAAGAGCCTCAGCGCGGAACGCACCGACCTGCTCGACCGCGACGCGCTCGTCTGGCTCATCGACACCCCGGCCAAGGCGCAGGAGATCCTCGGCAAGGACGCGCTCTACACCGGCCTCAAGGTGGCGAAGGAGAAGCGCGAGGTCTTCATCGAGAACGAAGGCAACTACGGCAGCGCGGTCTCCTTCGTGACCGTGCTGAGCCTGCCGTACGTGATCGACCGGATCGTCCCGCAGCTGGCCGCGGCGGTCGACGGTGACCCGAAGACCGAGGTCAAGCCGGCGAGCTGA
- a CDS encoding metallophosphoesterase produces the protein MDRRAFMVAAGGAAAGAAMLPGQAEAQEKRGPHGPVVRFNILSDIQGDLTDFGKALDDLHAINPRSAGLGIAGDLTPRGYDFEYAQLRSTFDKHPHPREVAWAIGNHEFYVPKWRDPDTLAQETWPNGTTEDSLFRSFYRFAGRNTVYSETSFGGVPVLCLGTERYAKYHDPKLWDEVWMSDRQFTWLEQRLRYWSNRRSPVMVLTHHPLPNTVSGTHNKLYRSDYLQPDRLLSILGRHRDVFLFSGHTHWDLNLSDWVVRRVVPGTANLEGFTVVNTAAVQTGWTDDGKGGEVSLGGAFNQGLQVEVSPGSVVIKARDFTTKTWLKQITVPLHNSWPREW, from the coding sequence ATGGATCGAAGAGCGTTCATGGTGGCCGCCGGCGGTGCGGCGGCGGGGGCGGCGATGCTGCCGGGACAGGCCGAGGCACAGGAGAAGCGGGGGCCGCACGGGCCGGTCGTCCGCTTCAACATCTTGAGTGACATCCAGGGTGATCTCACCGACTTCGGCAAGGCGCTCGACGACCTGCACGCGATCAACCCGCGCAGTGCGGGGCTCGGTATCGCGGGTGATCTCACCCCGCGCGGCTACGACTTCGAGTACGCCCAGCTCCGCTCGACGTTCGACAAGCACCCGCATCCGCGCGAGGTCGCGTGGGCCATCGGCAATCACGAGTTCTACGTCCCGAAATGGCGGGATCCCGACACGCTCGCGCAGGAGACCTGGCCCAACGGGACGACCGAGGACTCGCTGTTCCGCAGCTTCTACCGGTTCGCGGGCCGCAACACCGTCTACAGCGAGACGTCGTTCGGCGGGGTTCCGGTGCTCTGCCTCGGGACCGAGCGGTACGCGAAGTACCACGACCCCAAGCTGTGGGACGAGGTCTGGATGAGCGACCGCCAGTTCACCTGGCTGGAGCAGCGGCTCCGGTACTGGTCGAACCGGCGCAGCCCGGTGATGGTGCTGACCCATCATCCGCTGCCCAACACGGTTTCCGGTACGCACAACAAGCTCTACCGGTCCGACTACCTCCAGCCGGACAGGCTGCTTTCGATCCTCGGGCGGCACCGGGACGTGTTCCTGTTCTCCGGGCACACGCACTGGGACCTCAACCTGTCGGACTGGGTGGTCCGCCGGGTGGTCCCGGGCACCGCCAACCTCGAAGGGTTCACCGTGGTCAACACCGCGGCCGTCCAGACCGGATGGACGGACGACGGCAAGGGCGGGGAAGTGTCCCTCGGCGGCGCGTTCAACCAGGGGCTGCAGGTCGAGGTGTCGCCCGGCTCGGTGGTGATCAAGGCCCGCGACTTCACCACGAAGACCTGGCTCAAGCAGATCACCGTGCCCCTGCACAACTCCTGGCCTCGTGAGTGGTGA
- a CDS encoding MbtH family protein, with amino-acid sequence MTNPFENPDGTYLVLVNDEGQHSLWPEFVEVPAGWTTKFGPASRPECLEYVETHWTDLRPASLVKAMES; translated from the coding sequence ATGACGAACCCGTTCGAGAACCCCGACGGCACGTACCTGGTGCTCGTCAACGACGAAGGGCAGCACAGCCTGTGGCCCGAGTTCGTCGAGGTCCCGGCGGGCTGGACCACGAAGTTCGGCCCGGCCTCGCGTCCGGAGTGCCTCGAGTACGTCGAGACCCACTGGACCGACCTGCGGCCCGCTTCGCTCGTCAAGGCCATGGAGTCCTGA